In Aedes albopictus strain Foshan chromosome 3, AalbF5, whole genome shotgun sequence, the following are encoded in one genomic region:
- the LOC115267989 gene encoding kielin/chordin-like protein, translating to MRSLLLIAAVLVAGALSLEAGQRCEPGSTFKMDCNTCRCSADGMVVSCTRKFCLPELQGDDPKVQEPSGNAQSEAAAVEKEEEEVHTNGQVCTPNEVKMEDCNRCKCAANGIGWFCTRKACPPRERRAVQPKMECEPGTTFRSDDDCNSCFCTETGIAACTQKACINFSSLKPKRAIAAQPPKQDCVPGTSFKSADGCNDCFCTDTGIAACTMKFCFNTKTKRDTAMQPPKKDCVPGTSFKSADGCNDCFCTETGIAACTMKFCFNTRTKRDTPPEENCVPGTTYKHADGCNDCTCIQPGKAICTIKLCPETSLRAKRLAAKSMEKQCEPGTSFKHSDGCNDCFCSDNGMAACTLKFCFFEEPTTKSKRQVNNDELPVSELAPGTPGFTCNPGKSFKYQCNTCRCDTTGQTAACTFKFCIPGEY from the exons CACTGTCCCTCGAAGCCGGTCAACGATGTGAACCGGGAAGTACATTCAAGATGGACTGCAACACGTGCCGCTGCAGTGCCGACGGCATGGTTGTATCCTGTACGAGGAAGTTTTGCCTGCCGGAGCTGCAAGGTGATGATCCGAAGGTTCAGGAGCCTAGCGGTAACGCACAATCGGAGGCTGCCGCTGTCGAAAAGGAGGAAGAGGAAGTGCATACCAACGGTCAGGTGTGCACCCCCAATGAGGTGAAGATGGAG GACTGCAACCGCTGCAAGTGCGCTGCCAACGGTATCGGATGGTTCTGCACCCGTAAGGCTTGTCCACCACGGGAAAGGCGTGCCGTGCAACCGAAAATGGAATGCGAACCGGGAACCACCTTCAGGAGTGATGATGACTGCAACAGTTGCTTCTGTACGGAAACCGGCATTGCTGCCTGTACGCAGAAGGCCTGCATCAACTTCTCCTCCTTAAAGCCTAAGCGGGCCATTGCTGCACAACCACCAAAACAGGACTGCGTTCCTGGGACGTCGTTCAAAAGCGCAGATGGATGCAATGATTGCTTCTGTACCGACACCGGCATCGCTGCGTGCACAATGAAGTTCTGTTTCAATACCAAAACTAAGCGAGATACAGCTATGCAACCACCGAAGAAGGATTGTGTCCCTGGAACGTCTTTCAAAAGCGCCGACGGATGTAACGATTGCTTCTGCACGGAAACGGGAATCGCTGCGTGCACTATGAAGTTCTGTTTCAATACCAGGACAAAGCGAGACACTCCACCAGAGGAGAACTGTGTCCCTGGAACGACCTACAAACATGCCGATGGATGTAACGACTGCACCTGTATTCAACCGGGAAAAGCAATATGCACAATTAAGCTTTGTCCTGAAACCAGTCTCAGGGCAAAGCGTTTGGCCGCGAAATCGATGGAGAAGCAGTGCGAACCGGGAACATCCTTCAAGCACTCCGATGGTTGCAACGATTGCTTCTGTTCGGATAATGGAATGGCTGCTTGCACGTTGAAGTTCTGCTTCTTTGAAGAGCCTACGACAAAATCGAAGCGACAGGTCAACAACGATGAACTGCCCGTGTCGGAGCTGGCGCCTGGTACTCCCGGATTCACCTGCAATCCCGGCAAGAGCTTCAAGTACCAATGCAATACCTGCCGGTGTGATACAACTGGACAGACGGCGGCGTGTACATTCAAGTTCTGTATTCCGGGAGAGTACTGA